From Deinococcus sp. Marseille-Q6407, one genomic window encodes:
- the pdxY gene encoding pyridoxal kinase PdxY: MTTTPHSESLAQRQCPQNILSIQSWVAYGHVGNAAAVFPLQRLGFEVWAIQTVQFSNHTGYGEWTGKVFPPEDIAELIDGIEARGALPECDGVLSGYMGSAGTVEAVVSAVKRVRTANPQALYCCDPVMGDVGRGVFVNPELPEHIAAHAVPAADIMVPNHFELELLTGRKVATLDDALAAAGELRSRLREGGPRIVVVTSLIREDAPEGSIETLAVSDEGTWICRTPLLPLDPPRNGTGDAIAALFYGQYLRTGNVAQALSLSMSALYALLERTHQAGTREIQLIAVQDELVQPQQVFEAQAVMTGPQ, translated from the coding sequence ATGACCACCACGCCACATAGCGAGAGTCTGGCCCAGAGGCAGTGCCCTCAGAACATCCTGTCCATCCAGTCGTGGGTGGCTTACGGCCACGTGGGCAACGCCGCCGCTGTGTTCCCCCTGCAGCGCCTGGGCTTTGAGGTCTGGGCCATTCAGACGGTGCAGTTTTCCAACCACACCGGCTACGGCGAATGGACCGGCAAGGTGTTTCCGCCGGAGGACATCGCCGAACTGATTGACGGGATCGAGGCGCGCGGCGCCCTGCCGGAGTGCGACGGGGTCCTGAGCGGCTACATGGGCTCGGCCGGCACGGTGGAAGCGGTGGTCAGTGCCGTGAAACGGGTGCGGACCGCCAATCCGCAGGCGCTCTACTGCTGTGACCCGGTCATGGGTGACGTTGGGCGCGGGGTGTTCGTGAACCCCGAGCTGCCTGAGCACATCGCCGCCCACGCAGTACCGGCCGCCGACATCATGGTGCCGAACCATTTCGAGCTGGAACTGCTGACCGGGCGCAAGGTCGCCACGCTGGACGACGCTCTGGCCGCCGCTGGAGAACTGCGCAGCCGGCTGCGTGAGGGCGGGCCCCGAATCGTGGTGGTGACCAGCCTGATCCGCGAGGACGCCCCGGAAGGCAGCATCGAAACCCTGGCGGTGTCGGATGAGGGCACTTGGATCTGCCGCACGCCGCTGCTGCCGCTGGACCCGCCGCGCAACGGCACTGGCGACGCTATTGCCGCGCTGTTTTACGGCCAGTACCTGCGCACCGGCAATGTGGCTCAGGCACTCAGCCTCAGCATGAGCGCCCTGTATGCGCTGCTGGAGCGGACCCATCAAGCCGGCACCCGTGAAATTCAGCTGATTGCGGTGCAGGATGAACTGGTGCAGCCGCAGCAGGTGTTCGAGGCACAAGCGGTGATGACCGGGCCTCAGTAA
- a CDS encoding histidine phosphatase family protein encodes MKVLLMRHGQSANNPLEAAADYAQRRQPDPPLTALGQRQAEKAATALATAGWVGAPVTRLFSSLTLRAAQTAAPLAAALDLPVEGAALAYECGGLTTGPAGGFAAVPGREYASLRAECPALLWPAELQGQRWDGGAEAWAAAAFASRAAQVAELLRRSAAEGSGLTVLVTHHDFAQFLLADLLGLPQPDVTEPIFRLHNASLTLLELWPSGATLSYADRVDYLPLAERTY; translated from the coding sequence ATGAAAGTGCTGCTGATGAGGCACGGCCAGTCGGCCAACAACCCGCTGGAAGCGGCTGCCGACTATGCCCAGCGGCGGCAACCAGATCCACCGCTGACGGCACTGGGCCAGCGGCAAGCAGAGAAGGCAGCCACCGCGCTGGCCACTGCTGGGTGGGTCGGCGCGCCAGTCACGCGGCTTTTTTCCAGCCTGACTCTGCGGGCCGCGCAGACGGCTGCTCCGCTGGCTGCGGCACTGGACCTGCCGGTCGAGGGCGCAGCGCTGGCCTACGAGTGCGGCGGGCTGACCACCGGCCCGGCTGGCGGGTTCGCGGCGGTGCCGGGCCGGGAATATGCATCACTGCGCGCCGAGTGTCCGGCGCTGCTCTGGCCGGCAGAGTTGCAGGGGCAGCGCTGGGATGGAGGAGCTGAAGCCTGGGCAGCTGCCGCCTTTGCCAGCCGCGCCGCGCAGGTTGCAGAACTGCTCCGCCGCAGTGCGGCTGAAGGCAGTGGCCTCACAGTTCTGGTCACCCATCACGACTTTGCCCAGTTTCTGCTGGCCGACCTGCTGGGCCTGCCGCAGCCGGACGTCACCGAGCCGATCTTCCGGCTGCATAACGCTTCGCTTACGCTGCTAGAGCTGTGGCCCAGCGGGGCGACCTTGTCCTATGCGGACCGCGTGGACTATTTGCCGCTGGCCGAACGGACCTACTGA
- a CDS encoding RluA family pseudouridine synthase has protein sequence MSAAPALNSGYSYRERVRPQAAGLSVLDYYAHFYPHSDRATWAARLAAGEIELNGQPAGGDERLRQGDRLTWHRPPWQEEAVPLHYDLLYADAALLAVGKPSGLPTLPAGGFLDHTLLALLRRDFPAATPLHRLGRGTSGLVLCSLTREAGAKLTADWREGRVHKRYRALAAGRAARGSYDITAPIGLVEHPRLGQIYAAAPDGKPSRSRARVLERRESSTLLEVDIETGRPHQIRIHLASVGLPLLGDPLYLPGGQAQPDALPGDLGYRLHAEQLTFQHPVSGAPLCLRAPVPPELRAGFSSCG, from the coding sequence GTGAGCGCCGCGCCTGCGCTCAACTCCGGCTACAGCTACCGCGAGCGCGTGCGGCCGCAGGCGGCAGGTCTCAGCGTGCTGGACTACTACGCCCACTTTTATCCTCACTCGGACCGGGCCACCTGGGCAGCGCGGCTGGCGGCCGGTGAGATAGAGCTGAACGGGCAGCCGGCCGGTGGCGACGAACGTCTGCGCCAGGGCGACCGGCTCACCTGGCACCGCCCGCCCTGGCAGGAAGAAGCCGTGCCGCTGCACTATGACCTGCTGTATGCCGACGCCGCGCTGCTGGCAGTGGGCAAGCCTTCGGGGTTGCCCACCCTGCCGGCGGGGGGCTTTCTGGACCACACCCTGCTGGCCCTCCTGCGCCGCGATTTCCCAGCGGCCACGCCGCTGCACCGGCTGGGGCGCGGCACTTCGGGATTGGTGCTGTGCAGCCTGACGCGGGAGGCCGGAGCGAAGCTGACCGCCGACTGGCGAGAAGGCCGGGTGCACAAGCGTTACCGGGCCCTGGCGGCGGGGCGGGCCGCGCGGGGCAGCTATGACATCACGGCGCCTATCGGGCTGGTAGAGCATCCCCGGCTGGGCCAGATCTACGCGGCGGCGCCGGACGGCAAGCCCTCACGCAGCCGGGCGCGGGTGCTGGAGCGGCGGGAGAGCAGCACTCTGTTGGAGGTGGACATCGAGACAGGCCGGCCGCACCAGATCCGGATTCATCTGGCGTCGGTGGGCCTGCCGCTGCTGGGCGACCCGCTCTATCTGCCGGGAGGGCAGGCCCAGCCGGACGCGCTGCCCGGTGACCTGGGTTACCGGCTGCACGCCGAGCAGCTGACATTCCAGCACCCAGTGAGCGGTGCGCCGCTCTGCTTGCGGGCGCCGGTGCCGCCGGAGCTGCGGGCCGGCTTCAGTTCGTGCGGCTGA
- a CDS encoding PQQ-dependent sugar dehydrogenase: MRGERWAPRRRVGLRHRRAARPPLRYATGLRNAVGLGWHDGALWAPNNGRDELGDDLPPEGFYRLKDGGFYGWPYCYTVQPGQPQVWDKDFGRKDAAVCQGATPAFALTTAHSAPLGMGFYSGTAFPAAYRNLMFAGLHGSWNRSRKTGYRVVTVNPSSGEVQDFLTGFLGSDGETVRGRPVDVAVAQDGALLVTDDGAGKVWRVAWAGEGQ, encoded by the coding sequence GTGCGAGGAGAAAGATGGGCGCCGCGCCGCCGTGTGGGTCTACGACACCGACGGGCAGCACGGCCGCCCCTACGCTACGCCACCGGCCTGCGTAACGCGGTGGGCCTGGGATGGCATGACGGCGCGCTGTGGGCCCCCAACAACGGCCGCGACGAACTGGGAGACGACCTGCCGCCCGAAGGCTTTTACCGGCTCAAGGACGGCGGCTTTTACGGCTGGCCTTACTGCTACACGGTGCAGCCGGGCCAGCCGCAGGTCTGGGACAAGGATTTTGGCCGCAAAGACGCCGCCGTCTGCCAGGGGGCCACGCCCGCTTTTGCGCTGACCACCGCGCACTCGGCGCCGCTGGGGATGGGCTTTTATAGCGGTACGGCTTTCCCGGCCGCCTACCGGAACCTGATGTTCGCAGGGCTGCATGGCAGCTGGAACCGCAGCCGCAAAACCGGTTACCGGGTGGTCACGGTCAACCCAAGCAGCGGCGAGGTGCAGGATTTCCTGACCGGCTTTCTGGGTTCGGACGGTGAGACGGTCCGCGGCCGCCCGGTCGACGTGGCTGTGGCACAGGACGGCGCCCTGCTGGTCACCGACGACGGCGCCGGGAAAGTGTGGCGGGTGGCCTGGGCCGGTGAGGGTCAGTAG
- a CDS encoding amidohydrolase: protein MTAPGSPSQPLPEHLRQQLTEWRRHLHQHPEISFQEHATAAFLRAELEKMPGLEVSQLTPTSVLAVLKGEAGPGRTVLLRADIDALPIDEENTFEFRSQNAGAMHACGHDGHAAILLTAARILSEARAELSGEVRFIFQHAEETPPGGAEELVFSTPLMDGVDLVLGLHLLSFYPAGVVAVRPGMFMASPDSFQLTIRGRGGHGGMPEQAVDPVAIGAQVVTNLQYVVSRAVSPFEPLVVSVTQFHAGTADNVIPDTAQLAATVRVFSPEMRERAPQLLERVIAGICAAHGAEYEFEYLYAYRPVVNTDWVAQEVRDLAREVVGEGRVVEAGMWAAGEDFSAYLQKAPGCFFAVGSGSAEADSEWPHHHPRFTLDESALETGVQMMVAAAQHFTRPR from the coding sequence ATGACTGCGCCCGGTTCCCCGTCCCAGCCCCTGCCCGAGCACCTGCGTCAGCAGCTGACCGAATGGCGCCGGCACCTGCATCAGCACCCCGAAATCAGCTTTCAGGAACATGCCACCGCCGCTTTTTTGCGCGCCGAGCTGGAAAAGATGCCGGGCCTGGAGGTCAGCCAGCTGACGCCCACCAGCGTGCTGGCGGTGCTGAAAGGGGAGGCCGGGCCGGGCCGCACCGTGCTGCTGCGCGCCGACATCGACGCCCTGCCGATAGACGAGGAGAACACTTTCGAGTTCCGCTCGCAGAATGCCGGCGCCATGCACGCCTGCGGGCACGACGGCCACGCGGCGATTCTGCTGACGGCCGCCCGCATCCTCAGCGAGGCGCGGGCAGAGCTGAGCGGCGAGGTGCGCTTCATCTTCCAGCATGCCGAGGAAACCCCGCCCGGCGGCGCCGAGGAATTAGTATTCAGCACACCGCTGATGGACGGGGTGGACCTGGTGCTGGGCCTGCACCTGCTGAGCTTTTATCCGGCCGGTGTGGTGGCGGTGCGCCCCGGCATGTTTATGGCCTCGCCGGACTCGTTCCAGCTGACCATTCGTGGGCGCGGCGGCCACGGCGGCATGCCCGAGCAGGCGGTGGACCCGGTCGCTATCGGGGCACAGGTGGTGACCAACCTGCAATACGTGGTCAGCCGCGCCGTCTCGCCGTTTGAGCCGCTGGTGGTGTCGGTGACGCAGTTTCACGCCGGCACCGCCGACAACGTAATTCCCGATACGGCGCAGTTGGCGGCCACCGTGCGGGTGTTCAGCCCCGAAATGCGTGAGCGGGCGCCGCAGCTGCTGGAGCGGGTGATTGCCGGCATTTGCGCGGCCCACGGCGCCGAGTACGAGTTCGAGTACCTGTACGCCTACCGCCCGGTGGTCAACACCGACTGGGTGGCGCAAGAAGTACGTGACCTGGCCCGTGAGGTGGTGGGCGAAGGCCGGGTGGTCGAGGCGGGCATGTGGGCGGCCGGCGAGGACTTCAGCGCTTACCTGCAAAAGGCACCGGGCTGCTTTTTCGCGGTGGGCAGCGGCTCGGCTGAGGCCGACAGCGAGTGGCCGCATCACCACCCCCGCTTCACGCTGGACGAGTCGGCCCTGGAAACCGGCGTGCAGATGATGGTGGCGGCGGCGCAGCACTTTACCCGGCCCCGGTGA
- a CDS encoding APC family permease translates to MTHHKEKRSISPLALMFTCLGSIIGSGWLFGAFNTAKIAGPAAILAWILGMLMMIVIALSYVELGTMSPESGGMGRYAQYSHGPLAGVLASWANWISMLVIPPIEAVASVQYMAGWGLSWTQGFVQGGSLSSSGLLAATLLMLLYVLLNFWTVALFAKSNTAITFFKLVVPLLTGVCLLYYGFHPQNFTDPAAGGVAPYGWAAVLTGVATGGVVFSFNGFQSPINLAGEAQRPGRSVPLAVVGGLLLAGLIYVLLQVAFIGAVDPQTLHAAGWKGLHFKSPFAELVGALGLNWLALTLYADAVISPSGTGITYTATTARALQALSRSGYMPAWLGRLHPTLRVPRAALIVNLVLSLLALYLFPNWEELAAVVSVTCVVGFLTGPVSVASLRRTAPDARRPLRLPALNLLAPLGFVFASLLVYWSRWPLNGEIMLLVMLGLPIFLVLQAREGWRDTPRHLRSGGWLVAYLAVMTLLSYLGSHEFGGIGLLPYGVDFAVVAAVSLAFYSWGIRSGDAQAASEGLAGSHALSGD, encoded by the coding sequence ATGACCCATCACAAAGAAAAACGCAGTATTTCTCCCCTGGCCCTGATGTTTACCTGCCTGGGGTCCATCATCGGCTCGGGCTGGCTGTTCGGCGCTTTTAACACCGCCAAGATCGCTGGCCCCGCTGCCATTCTGGCCTGGATTCTGGGCATGCTGATGATGATCGTCATCGCCCTGAGTTATGTCGAGCTGGGCACCATGTCGCCGGAATCGGGCGGCATGGGCCGCTACGCCCAGTACTCGCACGGGCCGCTGGCCGGCGTGCTGGCCAGCTGGGCCAACTGGATCAGCATGCTGGTGATTCCGCCGATCGAAGCGGTCGCCAGCGTGCAGTACATGGCCGGCTGGGGGCTGTCCTGGACCCAGGGATTCGTGCAGGGGGGGAGCCTCTCCAGCAGCGGTCTGCTGGCCGCCACGCTGCTGATGCTGCTGTACGTGCTGCTGAACTTCTGGACCGTGGCCCTGTTTGCCAAGAGCAACACCGCCATCACCTTCTTTAAGCTGGTGGTGCCGCTGCTGACGGGCGTGTGCCTGCTGTATTACGGCTTTCACCCCCAGAACTTCACCGACCCGGCGGCCGGCGGCGTGGCACCTTACGGCTGGGCGGCCGTGCTGACCGGCGTGGCGACCGGAGGCGTTGTCTTCAGCTTCAACGGCTTTCAGTCGCCCATCAACCTGGCCGGCGAGGCCCAGCGCCCCGGCCGCAGCGTGCCGCTTGCCGTGGTGGGTGGCCTGCTGCTGGCCGGGCTGATTTACGTGCTGCTGCAGGTGGCATTTATCGGCGCTGTGGACCCACAGACACTGCACGCGGCCGGCTGGAAAGGCCTGCATTTCAAATCCCCCTTTGCCGAACTGGTCGGCGCCCTGGGCCTCAACTGGCTGGCGCTGACGCTGTATGCCGATGCCGTCATCAGCCCCTCGGGCACCGGCATCACCTACACCGCCACCACCGCCCGCGCCCTGCAGGCCCTGTCGCGCAGCGGCTACATGCCGGCCTGGCTGGGCCGCCTGCATCCCACCTTAAGGGTGCCGCGCGCCGCTTTGATCGTCAATCTGGTGCTGAGCCTGCTGGCGCTGTACCTGTTTCCCAACTGGGAAGAGCTGGCCGCAGTGGTCAGCGTGACCTGCGTGGTGGGCTTTCTGACCGGCCCGGTGAGCGTGGCGAGCCTGCGCCGCACCGCACCTGACGCCCGCCGCCCGCTGCGGCTGCCGGCGCTGAACCTGCTGGCACCGCTGGGCTTCGTGTTCGCCAGCCTGCTGGTGTACTGGAGCCGCTGGCCGCTGAACGGCGAAATCATGCTGCTGGTGATGTTGGGCCTGCCTATTTTCCTGGTGCTTCAGGCCCGCGAAGGCTGGCGCGACACGCCCCGGCACCTGCGCTCGGGCGGCTGGCTGGTCGCTTATCTGGCGGTCATGACACTGCTGTCGTATCTGGGCAGCCATGAGTTCGGCGGCATCGGCCTGCTGCCTTACGGCGTTGACTTTGCAGTGGTGGCCGCCGTCTCGCTGGCTTTTTACAGCTGGGGCATTCGCAGCGGCGACGCCCAGGCCGCCAGCGAAGGTCTGGCCGGATCTCATGCGCTGAGCGGCGACTGA
- a CDS encoding peptidylprolyl isomerase produces MDNYIPDGYQMSPELSSERKTQFSQAPELGEGTEPGKDYRAVFETSQGRIVLDLFQDDAPMTVNSFAYLLRHHYYDGIKFHRVIDGFMAQTGDPTGTGMGGPGYRFEDEFGSDKRHSGKGILSMANAGPGTNGSQFFITFTATPHLDGRHTVFGQVVEGLDVLDKLKRIQPGMPGDADVIEKAYLVEK; encoded by the coding sequence ATGGACAACTACATTCCCGACGGCTACCAGATGTCGCCCGAACTGAGCAGCGAGCGCAAAACCCAGTTCAGCCAGGCCCCCGAGCTAGGCGAAGGCACCGAACCCGGCAAGGACTACCGGGCGGTGTTCGAAACCTCGCAGGGCCGCATCGTGCTGGACCTGTTTCAGGACGACGCCCCGATGACCGTGAACTCGTTTGCGTACCTGCTGCGCCACCACTACTACGACGGCATCAAGTTCCACCGCGTGATTGACGGCTTTATGGCCCAGACTGGCGACCCCACCGGCACCGGCATGGGCGGCCCCGGCTACCGCTTCGAGGACGAATTCGGCTCCGACAAGCGCCACAGCGGCAAGGGCATCCTCAGCATGGCGAACGCCGGCCCTGGCACCAACGGTAGCCAGTTCTTCATCACTTTTACCGCCACCCCTCACCTCGACGGCCGCCACACCGTGTTCGGTCAGGTCGTGGAAGGCCTGGACGTGCTGGACAAGCTCAAGCGCATCCAGCCCGGTATGCCCGGCGACGCCGATGTGATTGAAAAGGCTTACCTCGTAGAGAAGTAA
- a CDS encoding SDR family oxidoreductase, producing MQNNISESTFRPDLLSGKHVLITGGTSGICLGIAQSFAAHGARVTLLGRNPEKAAAAAQTVRDSAGPDAQAQAVTADVRDVAALGAAVEQAVEEFGPLDVLLCGAAGNFPAPVDSISANGFKSVVDIDLLGTYNAIKAAAPHLKAPGGNILSISAYGVPVPMQAHVVAAKAGVDALTRTLAVEWGMRGIRVNAIIPGPIDGTEGMARLAPDEKTRQQFIRTVPLGRFGVPQDIADAALWLVSDAASYVTGVILPVDGGQNMLGGAPQYQMYLNMSQQAKS from the coding sequence ATGCAGAACAACATTTCAGAGAGCACCTTCCGCCCCGATCTGCTGTCCGGCAAACATGTCCTGATCACCGGCGGCACCTCCGGCATCTGCCTGGGGATTGCCCAGAGCTTTGCGGCGCACGGCGCACGGGTCACCCTGCTGGGCCGCAACCCGGAAAAAGCCGCTGCCGCTGCCCAGACGGTGCGTGATTCGGCCGGCCCGGACGCGCAGGCCCAAGCCGTAACCGCCGACGTGCGTGACGTGGCGGCGCTGGGCGCGGCCGTGGAGCAGGCGGTAGAAGAGTTTGGCCCGCTGGACGTTCTGCTGTGCGGCGCCGCCGGCAACTTCCCGGCCCCGGTAGACAGCATCAGCGCCAACGGTTTCAAGAGCGTGGTGGATATTGACCTGCTGGGCACTTACAACGCCATTAAGGCGGCCGCGCCGCACCTAAAGGCTCCTGGCGGCAATATCCTCAGCATCAGCGCCTACGGGGTGCCGGTGCCGATGCAGGCGCACGTGGTGGCCGCCAAAGCCGGCGTGGACGCCCTGACCCGGACCCTGGCGGTGGAGTGGGGCATGCGTGGCATTCGCGTGAACGCCATCATCCCCGGCCCGATTGACGGCACCGAGGGCATGGCGCGGCTGGCCCCCGACGAGAAGACCCGCCAGCAGTTCATTCGCACCGTGCCGCTGGGCCGCTTCGGCGTGCCGCAGGACATCGCGGACGCTGCGCTGTGGCTGGTCAGTGACGCCGCCAGCTACGTGACCGGCGTGATTCTGCCGGTGGACGGCGGCCAGAACATGCTGGGCGGTGCGCCGCAGTACCAGATGTACCTGAACATGTCCCAGCAGGCCAAGAGCTGA
- a CDS encoding PIG-L family deacetylase translates to MTFSLQTVYGKVQPLDWLVLAPHPDDAEIGAGGTLIRVADAGGHTGILELTRGEMGTLGTPEVRMAECAAAAAHLGLGWRGTLGLPDGGLHDDPVQAAALAAALRLLRPRVLVVPHPSDRHPDHYGAYALGKRAVHLAGLRRADVPGEPHRPGRVLLFQGNADIRPGLLVDVEASLPRWEAAIRAHESQFSGEAVSETVTPEVVDRRLARLGYWGTLARVRYAEAFGIEGELLLDPAAL, encoded by the coding sequence GTGTACGGCAAAGTGCAGCCGCTGGACTGGCTGGTTCTGGCCCCCCACCCCGACGACGCCGAAATCGGCGCGGGTGGCACCCTGATCCGGGTGGCGGACGCCGGAGGGCACACTGGGATTCTGGAACTGACCCGCGGCGAGATGGGCACCCTCGGTACGCCGGAGGTGCGGATGGCCGAGTGCGCCGCTGCCGCTGCTCATCTGGGCCTTGGCTGGCGCGGCACCCTGGGCCTGCCCGACGGTGGCCTGCACGACGACCCAGTCCAGGCGGCAGCCCTGGCAGCGGCGCTGCGGCTTCTGCGCCCGCGCGTGCTGGTGGTGCCGCATCCCTCCGACCGCCATCCTGACCACTACGGCGCCTACGCCCTGGGCAAGCGGGCGGTGCATCTGGCCGGGCTGCGCCGCGCGGACGTGCCCGGCGAGCCGCACCGCCCCGGCCGGGTGCTGCTGTTTCAGGGCAACGCCGACATCCGCCCCGGCCTGCTGGTGGACGTGGAAGCCAGCCTGCCACGCTGGGAAGCGGCCATCCGTGCCCATGAATCACAGTTCAGCGGCGAGGCGGTCAGCGAAACGGTTACGCCCGAGGTGGTGGACCGCCGCTTGGCCCGGCTGGGCTACTGGGGCACCCTGGCCCGCGTGCGCTACGCCGAGGCTTTTGGGATAGAAGGCGAACTGCTGCTGGACCCGGCGGCCCTGTAA
- a CDS encoding M23 family metallopeptidase, with translation MRRTLNVLLPLLLVLAVLGGAAAFFWPQLQRSRQYLELARMPAPAAGTLPNPLPGAVLTDTWGGARSGGRKHEGIDIFASRGTPVHSTGPGVVLNVGENTLGGRTVMVLGPGGQRHYYAHLERYPDLKAGDWVEQGDTVGYVGNSGNAKNTPPHLHYGVYTPGGAINPYPLLKKP, from the coding sequence ATGCGGCGCACTTTGAATGTTTTGCTTCCTCTGCTGCTGGTCCTGGCTGTGCTGGGCGGGGCCGCAGCATTCTTCTGGCCTCAGTTGCAGCGCAGCCGGCAGTACCTGGAGCTGGCCCGGATGCCGGCCCCGGCCGCCGGGACCCTGCCCAACCCCTTACCCGGCGCCGTACTGACCGACACCTGGGGCGGCGCCCGCTCGGGTGGGCGCAAGCACGAAGGCATCGACATCTTTGCCAGCCGGGGCACGCCGGTGCATTCGACCGGCCCCGGCGTGGTGCTGAACGTGGGCGAGAATACCCTGGGCGGGCGCACGGTGATGGTGCTGGGTCCCGGCGGGCAGCGCCACTACTACGCCCATCTTGAGCGCTACCCAGACCTCAAAGCCGGTGACTGGGTGGAGCAGGGCGACACGGTGGGCTACGTGGGCAACAGCGGCAATGCCAAGAACACCCCGCCCCACCTGCACTACGGCGTCTATACGCCGGGGGGTGCCATCAACCCCTATCCACTGCTGAAAAAACCGTAG
- a CDS encoding enoyl-CoA hydratase-related protein, protein MPTVELSHSGHTATLTLTAKKGSMPPAFWQELPQALRKLGEARVLIVRGQDIFSAGLDVNATLPAIQQSGDFWGAVQPMQDALDAVAAVEIPVIAAVHGHCIGAGLELIAACDLRLCSANAQFSLPEVRLGLVADLGGLQRLPGIIGRGRTTHLALTGAPIDARTAESWGLVTGVLDTPEALFAQAEALAAQLAELPPHALKGTKQVLREALPHAEGLRQSGEFNAAALK, encoded by the coding sequence ATGCCCACCGTAGAACTCAGCCACAGCGGCCACACCGCCACCCTGACCCTGACCGCCAAGAAAGGCTCGATGCCGCCTGCGTTCTGGCAGGAATTGCCGCAGGCCCTGCGCAAGCTGGGTGAAGCCCGGGTGCTGATTGTCCGGGGCCAGGACATCTTCAGCGCGGGGCTGGACGTGAACGCCACCCTGCCCGCCATTCAGCAGAGCGGGGATTTCTGGGGAGCGGTGCAGCCGATGCAGGACGCCCTGGACGCGGTAGCGGCGGTGGAGATTCCAGTGATCGCCGCTGTGCACGGCCACTGCATCGGCGCCGGGTTGGAGCTGATTGCCGCCTGTGATCTGCGGCTGTGCAGCGCCAACGCGCAGTTCAGCCTGCCGGAAGTGCGCCTGGGTCTGGTGGCTGACCTGGGCGGCCTGCAGCGCCTGCCGGGCATTATCGGACGTGGCCGCACCACGCACCTGGCACTAACCGGGGCGCCGATAGACGCCCGCACCGCCGAAAGCTGGGGCCTGGTGACCGGCGTGCTGGACACCCCGGAAGCCCTGTTCGCCCAGGCCGAAGCGCTGGCCGCGCAGCTGGCCGAACTGCCGCCACATGCCCTGAAGGGCACCAAGCAGGTGCTGCGTGAGGCCCTGCCGCACGCTGAGGGCCTGCGGCAGTCGGGCGAGTTCAATGCGGCGGCGCTGAAATAG
- a CDS encoding endonuclease/exonuclease/phosphatase family protein translates to MWGLGEWPAERTVPTLLLAYLPPAVLLAFWPLLALGAAVQHTARWPVALALLAGLGYAGFTWHPARPAPPGSLTLLTYNIARGTQVSAGALAAQIQAQDADIVTLQETNGWDAGFTPELLRRLPGYHATQTGAGGELLTLSRLPVLSSREVHLPETSRRFLVTTLQTSQGPLNVVNVHFSTVMVSGVLKGQVAPTRDRRSAQLKILQRETAEMPRAVVAGDFNTPARGQVYRALTGQFTDAWEAAGQGFGYSFPARTPLLRIDHVLARGLQPVAAEVLPRGGSDHRGLRVVLRPQ, encoded by the coding sequence GTGTGGGGCCTGGGCGAGTGGCCGGCCGAGCGCACCGTGCCCACCCTGCTGCTGGCCTACCTGCCGCCGGCAGTGCTGCTGGCCTTCTGGCCGTTGCTGGCGCTGGGGGCCGCCGTGCAGCACACGGCGCGGTGGCCGGTGGCACTGGCACTGCTGGCCGGACTGGGCTACGCGGGATTCACCTGGCACCCAGCCCGGCCGGCCCCACCCGGCAGCCTTACCCTACTGACTTATAACATTGCGCGCGGCACCCAGGTCAGCGCCGGAGCCCTGGCCGCCCAGATTCAGGCGCAGGATGCCGACATCGTGACCCTGCAGGAAACCAACGGCTGGGACGCTGGGTTCACGCCCGAGCTGCTGCGCCGGCTGCCCGGCTACCACGCCACGCAGACCGGCGCGGGCGGTGAACTGCTGACCCTCAGCCGTCTGCCGGTGCTGAGCAGCCGCGAGGTGCACTTACCGGAAACCAGCCGCCGCTTTCTGGTCACCACCCTGCAAACATCTCAGGGGCCACTGAACGTGGTGAACGTGCATTTCTCGACCGTGATGGTCAGCGGGGTGTTGAAAGGCCAGGTGGCCCCCACCCGCGACCGCCGCAGCGCTCAGCTGAAGATTCTGCAGCGAGAGACGGCCGAGATGCCACGGGCAGTGGTGGCCGGCGACTTCAACACCCCGGCGCGTGGGCAGGTCTACCGCGCCCTGACCGGCCAGTTCACGGACGCCTGGGAGGCCGCCGGACAGGGCTTCGGCTACAGTTTTCCGGCCCGGACCCCGCTGCTGCGAATTGACCATGTCCTGGCCCGTGGCCTTCAGCCGGTCGCGGCCGAGGTACTGCCCCGGGGCGGCAGCGACCACCGGGGCTTACGAGTGGTGCTGCGGCCCCAGTAG